In Ptychodera flava strain L36383 chromosome 6, AS_Pfla_20210202, whole genome shotgun sequence, the sequence ACATTTTAATTGCAAGATTTCTAATAACTCCAATCAAATGTAATGGCATACAAATCACAGGGTAGAGGATAATCTTTATAACCGTTTCTAGAAGGGGCTTGAATGATACCCATGTCCCCCTTGGCTCCAATGCTCACTATATCATGTGCCACCTGCCTCACCATAGGCCAATACGACGTCAAAAAGCGCCCTCTAGGTACAATAACAGTAGCTCTGTATCCGCGTTCAAGAATATGCTTAATTACTGCAGGCACCAATGCAAAAGGTGGATAGACGTACATCTTATCAGCATTACCGAAATGATGTTGGAAGAAATTTACTCCCTCACAATCAATCTGATGAAATGGGCATACATATCTGGGTAACTTCTTATTAGAATAATCTGCCATTGCGTCTATTTGATGCGGACCAAATTTATCATCAAGCCACTGCCACGTAGTACAAGACAAAGAGGCATCTGACAAAGACATATTCGTGACGGCGCATCTGCTTCATTATCGCGAGAAGCCACATGAGACATAGTAAGCCTAATATTGCTATGGAAACAGAAATTAAACAActtcttcaaaatttcattcaattcaACTGCTCTCGCGCCCGGACAACCACTGTTCCAAGCCTGTACCACCGGGAGAGAATCAACCATTGCATCGACACGGCCGTTCTTAATATTATTGTGGAAGGCATGTAACCCCCTATATATGGCCTCAGCCTCTTTCCGGATTATTGGCATATCACTCCATTCCTGTTCCCACATGGACCCCACAGCTATCTTCTCTTTGCCCAAGTGAGCCACAGCACCCCATTTGGAATTGCTAGAATCAGTGTAAATTCTAATAGCCATGTGACTCTCTGTTGGCCAAGCAAAATTCCCTGCTAGTTGGATTATGGTTTCCCACTGTTCAATCTCGTATCTAAGTAGGCCTCGAACCGGGATAAGATTTTTTGAGGTCTTTTGAGCAATACTACAAGCATTTGCCATATGTCGAATATATAATCTAGCACAAGGTAATGCCAATGAAAAGGAAATGCACTTTCCCATTATTTTTTGTAACGTCCCTACAGGGATCGCTCTGTGTGACAAGGCGCTTCGTATCAACTCAAGAAATGCAGACTTTTTCTGTTCTGGGATTGCAAAGGAACGTGTTTGAGTGTCCACTACCAACCCGAGCATAGTTAATGATCGAACGGGGTGAAGTACACTTTTATCCAGGGAGATAAAATAGCCTGCCTTTATCGCAATTGAGCATAAAATATACGCTGCTGCTTGAGCCCTCCGGTAACAGTCCCACTTAAACGAAATATCACCCTTTTTTGGCTTTAGTGGACCCCCATGCCTATCATCAATGtattgtatgcagggtaccccCAAAGACCTGGCGTAATGTGTAATACAATATCCGAGGGTATGGTATACGTATGCCGATAGTTTCCACCCAAATGGTAAAGTGTTATTTACATACCATACCCCAGCCCATTGGAAACCTGCAAAAGTACGGTCGTCATGACAAATAAAAACGTGGTCATAACCACTTTTATCATCGCATTTAAAATGGAAATCGTTATTTTCTAAATACCTAGAAACTTCTACTAGAGTATCCAATTTAAATGGGATGGGGGTAGTCCACAGATTTAAATATCTCATATCGATACACATTCTAGGTTTACTTGGCTCCACAACAATAGGCATGACAATATGAGGTGGAGGGTCACACCCAACCTTCCCCCAAACCGATATAGCCCCTGAATGCAATCTTTCAGAAATCGTTCGAGttatgaaattaccaaattgctgACATACAGGATTGTTAGCAAATATTCTAGCAGGAGGAAAGTCATGATCATATTTTCTTCCCTTATAGTCACcgttaaaattggtaaaatacttTCTTAAGCTAACACCGTTATTTATCCATTCAATGATATCAGACTTGTCTGTTACGTGTTCAGTCAATTCAGTCCAATACTCTGTATGCTTGTGAAGTTCGCCAGCAATAAAGTCATTTGGATTTCTAAATGAAAGGTCATCCGGTGAGGCAAACGTCTCCCCTACTGCAACCATAGATGCATCAACCATGTCTAGTTGTCTAGGGGCGCCCCCTAGTGTCGTCCACCCGTAACTCAAACGCTGGGACGAATTCCAATTTGCTTCATAATCAAATTCCCATGCAGGTGGCACAAACTGAAATGGGAGAGGGTAGACTTCAatacaaaacagaaaatgttgGTACAGAAGTTCGCGTAAAAGGGGACGCCCCCAGACAGGACCTGCAAATGGCAGGTTGCAAAGCAAAGAGCCCATTTGGGCCCCCCTGTTGGGGGTAGGGAAACCCACAGAGAAAGTGACAACACGAGGAGAATAACTTGTACATAATTTAATATCCATTACTGCAGCACAACTAGTGCTCAAGTTGTACATATcacaaattgaaattgctcatttATCATTCCCATTCTTCGCATCTCTACAATCCCTTGCAAAGTGTCCAAACTTTCCGCATTGAAagcatttgtaattctttttggAACGGCGTCCGGATGCCGAACCGCCAAACGAATAAGGCACGTACGCGTGGAATGGCCAGAGttctttagaaatttggaaactTTAGACGCGATCTCCTCTTGCTCTTTATTCCCGAGGAGTAAGATAATTAGGCGGCCTGCGTCAACACCAAAATCATTTGCCTCAAATTGTGATAACACAGCTCGATATCTCTGTAACTTGGGGTGGCCAACCATCGTGGCTCTGTCAACCAGGACTCTTAGAGCGTTGATAAGCTGAGGTCTGGATACCACAGCTGCACAATGCGCCATTTCCATAACCTTTTGTAAGGCGTCATCCACACTTGCCACACCTGCAGATTCTTCAATCTTTTCCACCTTTTTAAGCAATATCTCCAATTTTTCAGACACCTGAAAGCAATCAGGGAATCTATGAGCTGTACGTTCACAATGGACACGACCTTTTACAGTCACATTGTACACCCGAATTTTTACAGCAATTGTGGCCAACTATGCCATCCGACTTCTGCATATTCTGGCGCCCTCCAATGGCCCTTCCTCACAAACACATAAGCAGCGGAAAActgctttgaaaaaacaaacaaacaaaacaaaacacaaacgaaagaaaaggaaaggttcAAAATGGAAGTGTATTGGCTCAAAGTGTACataaataaaactaaaaaagaaaatacataCCCCACGCCACACTATAATTTCTCTCTcctgtttttagttttttctcttttttataTCCTCCAAGTCAAAACACAAACGTGCGAGCAATTTTAAGGAACacatgaaaagtaaattatGGGGGGAAAAATGCTAAACGTAAAGGGCACAAacgtaatttatttttttttttttttagcaaCAGAGAAGACAAACATACCACTCCAAACTATAGCTCCTTTGAGTGAGCTGATAAAATTGCACAGAAGTACGAGTATAACGCAACTTATGCACATCAAACTGGTTTTAGCACTGTACATAATCGTTCTACGCCTATCATTAT encodes:
- the LOC139134357 gene encoding uncharacterized protein — encoded protein: MEARRSTVAATSSPSLSTTTASFVKAHGSTTPSEPSTGGRNTNAAAPVAATLNAAAPPPVQKTGDANIAGTANTGDGHVAQAQVSEKLEILLKKVEKIEESAGVASVDDALQKVMEMAHCAAVVSRPQLINALRVLVDRATMVGHPKLQRYRAVLSQFEANDFGVDAGRLIILLLGNKEQEEIASKVSKFLKNSGHSTRTCLIRLAVRHPDAVPKRITNAFNAESLDTLQGIVEMRRMGMINEQFQFVICTT